TGTTCGTTATCAAATGTACCATGCTTTAGGATTAATTTTATTAGCTTTAGAGCCTCAGCATCTTTCCGGGATTTTACTACAAACGGCTGGTTGGTTATTTACGGTCGGCATTATTGTATTTTCGGGAAGTTTGTATTATATGGCTTTATCTGGCAATGCATTCGCAGGGCGGATAACTCCGCTTGGCGGCCTGATTTGGATTATAGCCTGGCTTTGTGTCTGTTTTGCACCTTTTTAGAAGTTAATCTTCTCTCCTTAGTAGTTTAATTTATGCTTGTTAAGAAAGTTACGTTGAAAGTCGGTAAAGAAAAAGCTATTTTGAATCGCCATCCCTGGATTTTTTCAGGAGCTGTCGCTCATCTGCCTCAAAATTTGTGTGGAGAGATTCTTCCTGTTTATTCCCATCAGGGGGATTTACTAGGCAGTGCTTATTTCAATTCAAAAGCAAAAATTTTTGG
This genomic interval from Neochlamydia sp. AcF84 contains the following:
- a CDS encoding DUF423 domain-containing protein, with product MAFSSLFFSIGAFFAMTAVILGAFGAHALKQKISKERLVTFEVGVRYQMYHALGLILLALEPQHLSGILLQTAGWLFTVGIIVFSGSLYYMALSGNAFAGRITPLGGLIWIIAWLCVCFAPF